CCCATACATCACATGCCCCTAGTTCACTAGtttacattatttattatttgatgTGGAAATTCCACATGAGTCACTTCATGCATAATCCTGCTTAGGATTTTGAAACTTTGCAATCTtagaaacaaaaactgaagatAAAACGTTAAGACCTTGATATCTAGCATTATTATTTAACTTTACATGTTAAAAGAAACGTGAATTATAAATGTTGACATGTGTTGAATATATTGGGCTCAATTATTAAATCATAAGCAAAAGAACCAGGAACTTAGTGTTCACTCTAGTTTGATAGATGATCACTTTTTGACATGCACTAAGTACCACAAATAATCCAAGTCTTTCTTGAGTACAGGGCTATGTCTGGCTATTACGGTCTTAACATGTCATAAAGGTACGACAATTTCACCGTGCTCACTTTGTACTCACTCATTCAGTACGTAAGCTATGACGGTTttatcaaaaggaaagaaaggttcAGCCCGGCCCCACTGCAATTAGACCAATCAGAAattaataaagacaaaaatcaagAGGTTCGGCGGTTACGTACTCTGGACCAAATTGTTGATGCATGTTTTGACTGCCTACccctcaggttgcttccattattaTGTGtaatcacaaaacaaccagctctaACGCCTTCTCTCACCAGCTGGAAGGGAGTGCGTAATATACGCTCTGGGTAGTTGGCAAAACTCAAGGCCTCGGTGGTCCAGGAAGGTCTCTGCCCTGGGAGTAATTATACATGTTGTGATCCTGCAAAGGGTCAGAAGCTACAAAATACAGTTCCCCTGCATGGATGTCAGAAAAGTTAGCCAGAAATTCATGGGGACTGAAGCCAACCCACACAGTGTACCTGTAGTCTATTGTGCGAATGGAATAGCCCATGATCTTTATATCTTTTAAGCTCGGCTTATCAGAATTCCACTGAGGAAAGTCTGCAGGCCGGGGGTACTGGCTATATGCAATCGACTCACGGGGGTTACCATGGGGATACGTGTCCTCTTCCAGGTCATCGAATTGAAAATGCTTCCAAAGGTTCTGGCCTTCTCGGCACAGCTCGACGTGAAAGGAGGGAACAGGGCAGCGAGGTGGAACGTGCAGTCCCGTCAGTGCTGCGAGcgtggggaagagagagagaagttctACGAGGTCCACAACTTGCCGGCCTGAAACAGGAAGCGACCCAGCAGAACAGGTTATGTTACAGAAACCCGCTGCAACTGGGCAGGAGGAGTAGAGGAGCCTGGCTAGGCTCCACAGGACTTTTTCCTTTTACAACATTTAATTTTAGCAAATTTTAGGAATGACGCCAACACAGCACCTCACCCAGCAGGAGGATGTAAAAAGAAGGTGCCCTCAGCCTGGACACTTAAAATATGATTTGATATTTGGAACCACTCCGGTAATCACTGATCCAGGTCAGGATCACCAATGGAGGTCCACAGCACTGGGTGAAAGTCTGTTGAGGAACGGGATACTCTGACTCTCCCAGATCGCCCCACAGATTACTCTTTTCCGACGTCTGCGTTGACCCCTCTCCTTTTTACTGTGATGATAAAATACAAGCATAGAATTTCCCAGGTCAACCATTTTTAGTGTCCAGCGCAGTGGCATGAAGGGCACTCAGACTGTTGTGCTACCATCCCCACCATCTGTCTCCAGtactcttttcatcttgtaaaactgaagctctgtccctTAAACACTAGCACCCCGTGTCCTCCTCCCCCCGGGCCCTGGCAGCCCCCACTCCACTTCTGTTTCTATGACTCTGACTCCTCTAGGGACCACACAGAAACAAATCAGACAGAGTacttgtcctttggtgtctgcCTGCTTTCACTGAGCACGTCCTTAAGGTTCATAAACGTTCTAGCACGtaccagaatttctttcctttttaaggctgaataatactgcattgtatgGAGAGACCCTATTCTGCTCACCAACTCATCTGTCAATGTACACTTGGGTTGCCCCCACCTTGTAGCTATTGTGAATCACCTATGAACATCCAGGTACAAGTTTTTGTTTCAGGATCCGTTTTCGATTCCGTGGGATATacacctaggagtgggattgctgacTCACATGGTAATTCTACATTTAACTTTATGGGGAGCCACCAAACCGTTTCCAACCGTGGATACACAGTTTTCCACCCCTACCAGCAATGTGCCAGGGTTCCAATGTCCTCACATCCTCGCCAGTGCTACTGTCTACTGTGTATTTTGATAACGGCCATCCTAAAGTGTGTGaaatgatacctcactgtggttgaTCCATTTAAAGTCTAAATCCTGCAGTTTATATTGATCCCTGTTAAAATCTATCTTGGCTTCAGACCATCATTCTAGCTTTCCTGGATCTTTAGGAGTTTGTGCTTTATACTACCTGATTTTATTTCCCATACATGTGATTTGTaagtaaagtaaaaaagaaaaaagcaaagaaagttcTAAAAAGATATGTTTACAATGGCAAGGCCTGTAGGGCATGACCACCTTAACCAGGTGATCAAATTTGGCATCACTAATACTGGCACAGGCCGGCATACAGTGCCCCCAATGGGGTATGATGAGGTGCTCCTGGTTGAGGGCATACCACCTCACACGTACCACCTCACATGTAGTCAAAAATGCTTACCCTGAATCTAGTAATGAAGAAGCAATTGGACCAATCCGGGTTGTGGGCCCTTGCACAAGACATCTGCCCTGGATGCTTGTGAAAAGATGAGGTCAGGGAGACAATGGGGCCCCAGATCACACTGAGCCTTGTCAACCCCTGAAAGAACTTTTACTCAAGACTGAGAGGGGAGCATAGGAAGCAGAGCAGGGCTGTGACATGACCTGACTTAGGCTTTCACAAGATCACTTTGGCTACCGGGAAGAGGAAAAAGCAGGGGACCAAGGACACCATAAGCAAGCCGTTATAATGACCCAGCAGGAGATGGTCGTGGCGTGGTCCGAGATGGCGGCACGAGGTGATGAGAAGTGGTACGGACAGACGGTGAAGGGAGAGCGCAAGGCCTGCTGACAGCCTGCACAGTGCACATGGAGCACCAGAGAATGACGGGTCGAGATGGCTCCACAGTTCTGTGGCCTGCATTACTTTGCCATTTCCTGAGAAGGGGAGGAGGGTCAAAAGAAATGCTTACTGTGAAAGGTATGAAGCTCAGCTATGAGCATGTCAGACTGGCCAAGGGGAGTGGGCGGTTGGTGGTCCAAGCCCAGAGTtcagggaagagacgcaggctagaGATAAAACTTGGAAATGACCGGGATGACGACAGTGCAATTACATGAATTTACAGCTTGTTTAACACTTCCCAACAGAAGTTTCAAAAAAGATTCTCAACCTGTCAGAAGACAGACAAAGGGCGCTCATCATGACTCGAAACTGCTTAACCTTTTCATCGACGACATGAAAGAAGTCGGAGCACGCAGCACACAAAAATCAAGTGTgcagaaaataaagttgggtagtGCAAAGCAAACCCAGAAAGATCCAGAAAGGCCAGAAGGATGGGCCAGAACCAaggaaaattaaacaaagaagacagctttttttttatttaaaaaatgtaagccGAGAATCAATATAAAAGGCAAGATTAGATGTTAAAGATGGATTAAGTGCAGAAGTCCAGAAAGGGCTCAACTGGGGTTAGCAGAGTTCTGGAAAAAGTGCCCCCAAAAGTACGAACGTCACCTGAAATATATGACTCATCTCTGCAGTGAGCAGATGGAGTCAGGAGATAACTCACAAAGAACCTACACAGGCCGCCCACATGGCACGGAGGGTCTTCCTGTCCAAGGGACACTCTGGAAACGTTCTCTCAAACTAGAGCTTTCTGGAAGGCAGAGACCAGGACACCCAGGGGTCTAACACTCCCTTGGAGGAATGGCTGCAAGACCGGGTTTTCAGCGTAGACAAGAGAAGGCGTCAGTGTTGTTTGCAAAGCCTGGAAGGACTGGCACATGTCCAAGTAAATTTGCCCTGCACTATCGGGGAGGACAGGAGCAGCGCCCCCAGGTAAGCTTTACAGATCTAGTGGTTCACGAGATGGCTGAGCTGCCAAAATGGCATGTGCCCGCCTCACAAAGGACCGAGGCCCTGCCAGGACGTGCGGCTAATGGGGTTCTGCTCACGTGCAGGGGGGCTGCGCCTGCCAGGCAGAGTCCGCTGCCTCTCCTGCGCTCCAGAGCATACTGTTGTTACACCCACCATGTGATAGCCCCCCTAACCCTGGGAATGCCGCCTTGGCGTCCCCTCTCCAAGGCTCCTCGTGGACAGGCACCGGACTCGTCAGCTCTGGCCCTGACGCTCCTCCCTGACCCAGGTGCACTGGGTAAGCCCCCACGCTGACTAGGCGAGGCGGATTACACATAAACTAAAGGGCCTATGAGTGTCAAGCAACATCAGCCCAGAATATTTTAATACCTGGTTCCACCAATTCCGAGATGGACTCAAATGGGTCGATGTAAGAGAAAAACTTCTCTCCTGCCTCAGGAAGTGGAGCTGTCCTTCCAGGAACATAGAACATCAGTGGCACACGAGTAGTGACATCAAAATTGCTGTATTTGGCCCATTCTCCATGTTCACCTAGAGCCCACCCTGGTTCATAAAGAAGGACAGAATGACAGAAAATGAATAACCACATCACAGCTTGTTCATTCTAGACACCATTTCATTTCCTGTTGTAAAAACCAGGAGAAGCAAAAACTCATCTGCTAGAAGAAATTCCTCCAGAATTACCACAAAAGGGTTGACTTCACTTGAACACTGCTTTATTTGAAGTTAGAGTTTTGTCCCAAGTGAGGAAACCTTTACAATAAGTACATGCTCTGATCTAATATTGTCCCATTTCATACTTGATAGCAAAgaattcttttcctctttccaggTATGGTAACAGTAGTATGGTTATAAACCCAAAGAGCCAGATTTTTTAGAGATACTGTTCAGAAAACTGAACCACCTGAGATTTGCTTCGAAACAATTCAGGGCAGGGGAACGGGTGAGGGTGAGACGAACAAGACCGCCATGAGTGGGTCACGGGAGAGAGCAGGGAGATGGGGACCAGGTGGCGGGTGCTGTTCATTCTCTACTCTTGGgcgtgtttaaaatttttcaagcaaagaatttttttaagaagaCATTCCCATTGttggagaaaggagaaagctGCCTTAGAAGAGACAAAGAGATGCGGACTCTAGGCTCTTGGCAGAGAGGACAGTGGGGCTAGGGTGCAGGGGAGGAGCCAGGTCTGAGGGCCTTGGTGAGCTCTGCCAGGGCTGTCCTCGGTCCCCCCTCTAGGTTAGAACTGGGGGTCAAAAGGGCCCCACACACAAATGGAGGGTTCCTGCTGAGTTCACTGAGGGAAGGGAGGTTGCTCCGAGGTCCCCCCCACCTGCCCATCCACCTCCACCCACGCATCCAAACGCTCCTCTGACCCGAAAGAGGCCCCTCCTCCACGCCGAGAGGGCCCAGAACTAACAAGGTGATCGTAAAAGCACCCCAAAACCCCAGACTCAGAGCACTGGCCATTCCCCAAAGAGGACACGCCTGGGTTCAAGGCAATCTAGAAATGCATGTTTCACCGGAAAGTCCAACTCCTTCTGGGTGCCTTTCCAGGGCAtttcaaaatgctcaccatgatccGAGGTAAACACAACGATCGTGCTGTCGGCCAGCTGATGAGCATCCAAAGCGCTCAGAAGGAGGCCGACCTGTGTATCCAAGTACGACACGCAGGCAAAGTAGCTCTGGCGGAGTTTCCGCTGCGAATGAAGAAAACTCAATGAGGGTGGCTGCGATGTGCGTGGCTGTGGAGTGGCCCACGCAGACACACCGCAAGCCTGCGCCTCCGCCGATGCCCTTGACggttctctcagctgacacagcATACGTGTTTCCCGACCtcggggtccccgcgcccacacGTTCACAGTGAAATCTGGACACAGACCACAGCGGATGGACGGGCCATGTACTATTCCTTCCTGCTTCTTTCACACGTTCCTACGGGTCTCAGGAGATGGCCACGTACTCATCCCTCAGTCCCTCCAAACCCTGCTGAGGATCATGCCAAAGACCCCACACAGCTGTATTCACGGCCTGGGGcagctgtaacaaagtaccacaaactgggggcCTTGAACAACCGCAAAGTCCTGTCTCCCAGTTCTGGGGGCAAGATGTccgaaatcaaggtgttggcagggccacacTGTCTCTGAAGGTGCTCAGGGAGAGTCCTGCCTCTTCCCGGCTCCTGGTGCTGGCTATCAGTCCTTGGTATCCCTTGGTTTGCAGGCGCCTCCACTTCAATCTCCACCTCCGTGGTCACACGGCCTCCTTTCTATGTgtgtgtctcttcttcttcttgtaaggACGCCAACCACACTGGATTAGGAACCCCCTACTCCAtcacttaactaattacatctgcaacaaCCCCACACCCAATGAGGTACGGGCCCTCTGTGTACGGTACTTTCTATCTGGCCTTCTGAAAAGAAACAACTTGCTAACTCCCTCACTGAAGTGTTACCAAGTGGTACTGCAGGATAATGGGCACCCATGTGCTGGCTGACTTTTGTGTTGCCtatgcccagcacagggccttgctcTCCACAGATAATGGTTTATTGACCATATGCGTGAAAGCTAAGTGAGTATAAAGGAAAGATTCTACACTAAGAACTTGGGCTCCGGTATCATTTATGAAAATGGCCACTGGTGGGTCTCTCCTCTGCCCACGTTCTAGCCCAGCAGAAGGTGGTAGCTGCGTATCCCCACAGACTGCGGCTGCCACGTGAAGctcatttctaacaaattcccagCAGGCAGGAGAAGAGCAATGGAGGGATGGGAAATCAGTGTACCCTCCACTGTCCCTAAACCCCAGAAGGCCTTCGGGAGCAGCCAGGCTAAGGACTGACAGGAAGAGCCGTGGCCCCTTCTGGGCTGACTCTACTCCCAGCCTTGCTCACAGatgtgaaagaaaaagaagactccCCCACTCCTACCAACGTTGAGCAGCAGAGAAGCCCCAGGTCTATCAGACCAGCCCCAGCTGCCACCATGTGCCCCTGGCCTCTGGAGAGAGGGCAAGAAACAAGTGTGGTCCTCACCCTCAGTGAGCCACCTGCCCACTGAGGACACCGACACGGAGACAAGAAAACACACGTATCACAGACGGGGCCCAGGGACGACACAGGACAATGAGCCCTCAGAGCCGGCCTggggaatcagggaaggcttcacagaggagtcGGCATTTGAGAAGAGACGCTGGCAGTCAGGAGAGGTGAGGGTGGGACACTGTAAACAGGGGCTGCAGTTCATGGAAAGGCGTGGAGTCAGCACACAGCAGGGCGTGTTTGGGGCGAGTGAGCCAGCCAGCGAGCGGGGCTGGACAATCAAACGGGAGGGTCAAGGTATGGGAGAAGTTGCTGAAAAGTCAGAGCAGGGCCCAACAGTATGGGCCTGCCGGGCCCATCTCAGGAGTGGAGGTCCAGGCTGGGCCAAGGAGGCACTGAGGCTGTTCAAGGCAAGGAGCCAAGGCAACGTGAGTGCAGCTGAGTAAGAGCCCTCCGGCAACAGCCCAGAGCCAGCTCCAGGGGCTCAGCGTGAAGCAGCACTGCATCACTGCACTGGCAGGCACACAGAGGAGGCGCTCAACAGACACCTGCTGAATGAGCACGCCAACCCCAGACCCACTGCATGTTCCAGAACAATGTGTCAAAGGAGCAAGAGACAGTGAGGATTTCAGAGGAACCTAGGGAGATCAAgtaggagtggggagagggaagaAGCAGACACAGGGAAAAAGATGAGGGCTCCAACAGCGAGCCTAGGTTTCTCATTCCGCTGGTGGCACAATTCAACGGcatggggtggggggccacaaGAGGAGGAGGCAAGGCAGGCAGGACAAGAGGAAGAGCAGGCGTGCTGGTACGGTCACACGGGGCCTATGCAACGGAGGTCTCCGTGGGCACTGGCCTGGGGATGGCTCTTGCAGCCAAGTGGACGAATGTCTGCAAACCAGGAGCAGGGCTGTGGCCGGAAGGGTCATTCCAGGAGTCAGCGTCGGCAGGGCTCAGGTGAAtgcagctggggagcaggggcCAAAAGGACACAGTGGGGGCCCTGGGGTTGACCCTGGGGAGCAGCACCTCCTGAGGCAGAAAGAGGGGCCTGCCATGAGGACTGGAGCAGAGAGGACCCAGGAGGGCTGGCAAGGACTCCCAGGAGATGGACATTTCCAGAAGGGGTGGTGCTGGTCAACAGCGAGAAAGCAGTAGGGACTCAGGGAAGGTCAGGACCCAAAGAGTGGGTTTTATTTGTCAGCAAGGTCAGCGCCGACCCGGGCGAGAGAACTGCGAGTAGGCTGGGGACGCAGAAGGCGGGGCACAGGTGGGTGAAGAACACGTGGGTGGTGAGgccatggatgcagctagagcaGACCACACTTCACTCTTTCTCCCTGGAGAGGCAGGcaagggagtgggaagggaggagaagCAGGCAGGGGCAGCAGAGCAGTACTTCTGAGGACGGGGGCAGGGGGGCCGTGAGCCGCCGGAGAAGCTGGATGGAAGTGGAGGGGGGTGTCCTGGCCCACAGATATGGGAAGGGGGAGGAATGGGGGCACACAGGGTCAGGGCAAGTCCCTGCTGTTCTCTTTCGGAGACTAGGGAGAAGGCCACGAGCCCAGCACACGCAAGCACAATTCGGGCCAGCAGTGAGGGAGATGACTAAGAGTGCTCATTCGCTCAAGACTTGCTGGGTGCCCTCTGCTCCTCCTAAACCACCCTCTGAGGTGGACACGCCCATTCTCATCTTACACGGGAGGACTCTGAGGCGCAGATAGGTTCACTAACCTGCCTAGAGACACAGAGATGGCAAGGGGCACAACGAGGGTCTGTGCCCACGTCCGTCCTGTGCGTTGCACTCCCGCGGGCCCTCCGTCAGCCCGTTTCTGAGATAGGAGCGCAGTCATCCGCTGAGATGGGCAGAGGGGTGTAAGGGGCCGGAGAGGGGTGGCAAGGGTTCAGAGCAGCTGCGGAGGGCAGAAGGAAGCCAAGTGGAGAGCCCACACGGGCTGCCGGGGCTGGACGCTGGGCATGTGAGCACGTCTCCATCTCAGAGCTACACGGACTCCGTCCAGCAGCCTCAGGACTCGGGCTGTGAGAGGGGGCGGCTGGATCATCCTGTGGTCAGGGCATTGCAGGTGGGGGCAAGCATCGGCACTGAGGGGCTGCTGAGCACAGTTAAGTAATCTACCCCGAGCCCTCAGCTCCCCGGGGAAGGGGTAAAGCCCAGCAGTGACCTGGACACAGGGAAAGAGTCGGCATCCACACCCTGCCCTGGAGTGTGGGGAACGAGGGCACGAGTGAGGGAGCTGCACAAAGAGACTGTGGTCGGGGTGGTGATCAAGGAGGAGGGGCAGGCCTGGGAGGTGACAGACTACCCAGCATGGCCCCTGAAGTCGCTGGCTCACATGGAGCTCAGTGAGAGGGCTGGGGACTGAAGAGGGCACAGAACTGAAAGGCTCAAGAGTGGAGTGAGAGGAGACCTGGGCACAAATAGGCAAAGCTGCAAGAGGATGGTAAGCAGGGTCCAAATTCAAGGCGAACGTAGGACAGGGAGCCAGCACACAAGCACCAGGGAGGCCCTCTGGGCCACACTGTCAACTCTGTGTGTCCGACGAGGCAACTGTACCACCGACAGGCAGGGTGTGAGGAGCGGACAAGAGAACCTGAAGGAGCCCTCACCACGCAGCTGACACCACCCTAAACACGCTCTCAAGTTTGCTATCATATCCACTGGAAACCTCTGACGCAGATGTCATCGCAGAAAGACTTTCTGCAGCTCATTTCCATTTTACCGATCAGGAAACTGACGCTCAGAGAGGTACAATGACTTGACAGAGGCTGTGCAGCAGGGATGGAACACAACAGGAATTCAAACCCAGACCGCTCAGGACGAACCAAACAGACCACAGGGCTTCAGCACTGCATGTCCCGGGGTGTGCGTCCTGGCTGCCCCGGCACTACCTGTGCGATGTGAGGCAAGTCACCGCACCTCTGTGCCTTTAGCTTCCTCACCTGGCACTAGAGAGAGCAGATGCCTCTCTAGGGTCCCACTGGGACCAAAAGAGATCACACACACGGGACACTGAGCAGCACCCTTCGTGGCACACACTCCATTTCAAAGGGTCATTTTAAGCGGCCTCATTTGCAAGGCATCCAGGTGCAGCCTCGGAGCTGCAGTTCACACAACCTGGCTCCCGGAAGCCCTGCGATGGGAAGTTCAGAAGCGACAGCCTGATAAAGGCACCGCTTTGTCAATTCTTACCGCCGCCACCCGAAACTCAGGAACCGAAGCGATGTTAGGGATGCACACACCTCACCAGCTAAACTCCTCCCATCCAAACCCAGAGACCATGTACGTGTGGATAGCCAGAGacatctgttctgttttgttttaaactctAACCCAAAAGCGGTGATTCTCAAACTTCATGCATGCCTCAGAACCACCAGCTGTGCTTTCAGAAAAACAGTTTCTGGGGCCCTACCTCCAGCTTCCAATTCTCTAAGTTTGAGTGGAGCCAGCATTCTGTGCTTCTAACAAGCCCTTGTGGATATTCTGGTGCAGATGGTCCGGGAAGCACACTGAAAATCCTGCCCTCTTCCTACTACTACAGACCATGTTGTTGGCGGTGACATGGTAACAGAAGGACAGGGATGCATGTGGAATATTCTGGAAATAGCGTTGGTCGATATGTCTTCTGTACTCCAGGGTGAGGGTGGATGATGAGTCAGCATGAAGATTTGGACTCTGCGGCTGCTCCACCCCCACGTCACGGCAAAGGGACAGCCCCAGCTCCCTGTGTACCAACCAAGGCTCTGCTCACTAAGCCACCCCGAGAGTGATGGCTGCCCGTGAGGCTTTCCCACAGAGGGGACCTTCAGGTACCAGCAAACCCAGCATTCTGGGCTGCGCAGGAGGTGTCCCCCCACTCTAGCTGACAGACTGACACCTGGAGTAGATACCATCCCACATGAGTTAGTGACAGTCACCCAGGCCTCTTCCCCACCCCTATGCCCACATCTAGGAAAGTCACCAAATCTCTGCAAGTGCAGACAGGTGACTGGGAGACTCTTTACCTGACCAGCACTTCCCATGTCCTAACCTCCTCCTGACCACCCCCGTCCCAGCACTTCACAAGATACCTTGCACGGAGAAGGTTCTGAGTGAGACATGACAGAGGGAGTAGTGGCATCACCAACGACATCATGCCATTCAAGCCCAATACTACCCTAAAGTGTATCCTTGGTACCTGAAAGTCCACAGGAACTGGGCCATAGGGCACACTGAGGTTTAAGGCCTGGACATCCTCCCGCTGCCTGATATCCATCCAGGGGTTGTAGGCCACAGGAGGGAGGCCAGCAGGGACCTGGGGATCGGGAGCCAGCGGGATGCTTTCCAAAGGATACAACTTCTGGAACTCCTTGGGGGGGAAAAGCACACGAAGCCACCAGGATGTCACTCTTTTGGCAAAGGCACAGGGCTGGGACCCTACCGGTGTTCACACTGCCTTTACTCTAAGTCTGTGACACATCCCCCAGTGCCTCACTAACACTCCCCAGGTAACTCACCCCCCCTGAGAGG
This DNA window, taken from Manis pentadactyla isolate mManPen7 chromosome X, mManPen7.hap1, whole genome shotgun sequence, encodes the following:
- the LOC130681892 gene encoding iduronate 2-sulfatase isoform X1, with the translated sequence MPTGRGLLWLGLVLGSVCAILGTGAPGSSATDALNVLLIIVDDLRPSLGCYGDTLLRTPNIDQLASHSLLFQNAFAQQAVCAPSRVSFLTGRRPDTTRLYDFNSYWRVHAGNFSTLPQYFKENGYVTMSVGKVFHPGVSSNHSDDSPYSWSVPPYHPSSEKYENTKTCRGPDGQLHANLLCPVDVAEVPEGTLPDKQSTEQAVRLLEKMKTSASPFFLAIGYHKPHIPFRYPKEFQKLYPLESIPLAPDPQVPAGLPPVAYNPWMDIRQREDVQALNLSVPYGPVPVDFQRKLRQSYFACVSYLDTQVGLLLSALDAHQLADSTIVVFTSDHGWALGEHGEWAKYSNFDVTTRVPLMFYVPGRTAPLPEAGEKFFSYIDPFESISELVEPGRQVVDLVELLSLFPTLAALTGLHVPPRCPVPSFHVELCREGQNLWKHFQFDDLEEDTYPHGNPRESIAYSQYPRPADFPQWNSDKPSLKDIKIMGYSIRTIDYRYTVWVGFSPHEFLANFSDIHAGELYFVASDPLQDHNMYNYSQGRDLPGPPRP
- the LOC130681892 gene encoding iduronate 2-sulfatase isoform X2, giving the protein MPTGRGLLWLGLVLGSVCAILGTGAPGSSATDALNVLLIIVDDLRPSLGCYGDTLLRTPNIDQLASHSLLFQNAFAQQAVCAPSRVSFLTGRRPDTTRLYDFNSYWRVHAGNFSTLPQYFKENGYVTMSVGKVFHPGVSSNHSDDSPYSWSVPPYHPSSEKYENTKTCRGPDGQLHANLLCPVDVAEVPEGTLPDKQSTEQAVRLLEKMKTSASPFFLAIGYHKPHIPFRYPKEFQKLYPLESIPLAPDPQVPAGLPPVAYNPWMDIRQREDVQALNLSVPYGPVPVDFQRKLRQSYFACVSYLDTQVGLLLSALDAHQLADSTIVVFTSDHGWALGEHGEWAKYSNFDVTTRVPLMFYVPGRTAPLPEAGEKFFSYIDPFESISELVEPALTGLHVPPRCPVPSFHVELCREGQNLWKHFQFDDLEEDTYPHGNPRESIAYSQYPRPADFPQWNSDKPSLKDIKIMGYSIRTIDYRYTVWVGFSPHEFLANFSDIHAGELYFVASDPLQDHNMYNYSQGRDLPGPPRP
- the LOC130681892 gene encoding iduronate 2-sulfatase isoform X3, which encodes MSVGKVFHPGVSSNHSDDSPYSWSVPPYHPSSEKYENTKTCRGPDGQLHANLLCPVDVAEVPEGTLPDKQSTEQAVRLLEKMKTSASPFFLAIGYHKPHIPFRYPKEFQKLYPLESIPLAPDPQVPAGLPPVAYNPWMDIRQREDVQALNLSVPYGPVPVDFQRKLRQSYFACVSYLDTQVGLLLSALDAHQLADSTIVVFTSDHGWALGEHGEWAKYSNFDVTTRVPLMFYVPGRTAPLPEAGEKFFSYIDPFESISELVEPGRQVVDLVELLSLFPTLAALTGLHVPPRCPVPSFHVELCREGQNLWKHFQFDDLEEDTYPHGNPRESIAYSQYPRPADFPQWNSDKPSLKDIKIMGYSIRTIDYRYTVWVGFSPHEFLANFSDIHAGELYFVASDPLQDHNMYNYSQGRDLPGPPRP